The Ananas comosus cultivar F153 linkage group 2, ASM154086v1, whole genome shotgun sequence genome contains a region encoding:
- the LOC109706809 gene encoding uncharacterized protein LOC109706809 isoform X2 produces the protein MGDVLVLGAERRAALQSGAFALPPPPDSLLGRLEQIDHRLEEKQRVPVPLPEAQSNNYFIAELVQERPAAGGEGAERRHQHHQHQHHQHHHHHSKSMPSAFPHHQLHLKGTLTDRLHLLESRIRQLSFELDKGGSMSTAAAGSTSREHANSCVLPAVFVQAEQQQQHQQQQQQEQEPVCSGGGRVIGGGTWKTGRIFQRSARELHAHKPKSKAKDPKEAMSGTAEKRASAMYRSEKRRSERTRLYRRWFRVGC, from the exons atgggtGATGTACTAGTGCTCGGAGCGGAGAGAAGAGCGGCACTGCAGAGCGGAGCATTCGCTCTCCCTCCTCCACCGGACAGCCTGCTAGGGAGGCTGGAGCAGATAGACCATCGG CTAGAAGAGAAGCAGCGGGTGCCAGTCCCACTGCCGGAAGCGCAGTCCAACAACTACTTCATCGCAGAGCTGGTGCAGGAAAGGCCTGCCGCTGGCGGTGAGGGCGCAGAACGTCGACACCAGCAccaccagcaccagcaccaccagcaccaccaccaccacagcAAGTCCATGCCGTCGGCCTTTCCTCATCATCAGCTGCATCTCAAGGGGACCCTCACTGACCGACTCCACTTGCTCGAGTCCCGAATCCGCCAG TTGAGTTTCGAATTGGATAAAGGTGGGAGCATGAGTACTGCAGCTGCAGGGAGCACGTCCAGAGAGCATGCTAATTCGTGCGTGCTTCCGGCAGTATTCGTACAAGcagaacagcagcagcagcaccagcagcagcagcagcaggagcaggAGCCTGTCTGCTCGGGCGGCGGCAGAGTCATAGGAGGAGGAACCTGGAAGACTGGCCGCATTTTCCAGAGAAGCGCTCGCGAGCTGCATGCCCACAAGCCAAAATCCAAG GCGAAGGATCCGAAAGAAGCTATGAGCGGCACAGCAGAGAAACGAGCAAGTGCCATGTACCGAAGCGAGAAGAGGCGGTCGGAACGGACCAGGCTGTACAGGAGGTGGTTCCGCGTCGGATGCTGA
- the LOC109724246 gene encoding probable E3 ubiquitin-protein ligase RHY1A isoform X1, producing the protein MAGMLPGVEFARKRRLRGQGGSAELPSAGSRRSPFCQYMAGYDQAHLTTNSMQRNSLSKELHDWRLGSTAREAKERLDEKLRSQRASIIERHHSTGSLRSNKTSSRGCSGSSDDGGGVAPSGVGSLQREVYSVRKSARRFNWSKLGWEAAEKAECAVCLEDFRRGDILVHLPCAHRFHCSCVVPWLETTPHCPICRTSIFA; encoded by the exons ATGGCGGGGATGCTCCCCGGCGTCGAATTCGCCCGCAAGCGGAGGCTTCGCGGCCAAGGCGGCTCGGCAGAGCTGCCGTCGGCCGGTTCGCGGCGATCGCCGTTTTGTCAATACATGGCTGGATATGATCAGGCTCACCTTACAACCAATTCAATG CAGCGAAATAGCTTGAGCAAAGAGCTTCACGATTGGAGGCTAGGAAGCACAGCACGGGAGGCAAAGGAGAGGTTGGATGAGAAGCTCAGAAGTCAGAGAGCGTCCATCATCGAAAG GCATCACAGTACGGGGAGCTTAAGATCCAATAAGACTTCGAGTCGCGGTTGCAGCGGCAGCAGCGATGACGGAGGCGGTGTGGCGCCATCGGGAGTCGGGAGTCTACAGAGAGAAGTTTACTCGGTGAGGAAGAGCGCGAGGAGGTTCAACTGGAGCAAGTTGGGGTgggaggcggcggagaaggCGGAGTGCGCGGTTTGCCTGGAGGATTTCAGGAGGGGGGACATCCTCGTCCACCTCCCCTGCGCCCACCGCTTCCACTGCAGCTGCGTCGTGCCATGGCTAGAGACCACCCCGCACTGCCCCATCTGCAGGACGTCGATCTTCGCCTAA
- the LOC109724246 gene encoding probable E3 ubiquitin-protein ligase RHY1A isoform X2 gives MAGMLPGVEFARKRRLRGQGGSAELPSAGSRRSPFCQYMAGYDQAHLTTNSMRNSLSKELHDWRLGSTAREAKERLDEKLRSQRASIIERHHSTGSLRSNKTSSRGCSGSSDDGGGVAPSGVGSLQREVYSVRKSARRFNWSKLGWEAAEKAECAVCLEDFRRGDILVHLPCAHRFHCSCVVPWLETTPHCPICRTSIFA, from the exons ATGGCGGGGATGCTCCCCGGCGTCGAATTCGCCCGCAAGCGGAGGCTTCGCGGCCAAGGCGGCTCGGCAGAGCTGCCGTCGGCCGGTTCGCGGCGATCGCCGTTTTGTCAATACATGGCTGGATATGATCAGGCTCACCTTACAACCAATTCAATG CGAAATAGCTTGAGCAAAGAGCTTCACGATTGGAGGCTAGGAAGCACAGCACGGGAGGCAAAGGAGAGGTTGGATGAGAAGCTCAGAAGTCAGAGAGCGTCCATCATCGAAAG GCATCACAGTACGGGGAGCTTAAGATCCAATAAGACTTCGAGTCGCGGTTGCAGCGGCAGCAGCGATGACGGAGGCGGTGTGGCGCCATCGGGAGTCGGGAGTCTACAGAGAGAAGTTTACTCGGTGAGGAAGAGCGCGAGGAGGTTCAACTGGAGCAAGTTGGGGTgggaggcggcggagaaggCGGAGTGCGCGGTTTGCCTGGAGGATTTCAGGAGGGGGGACATCCTCGTCCACCTCCCCTGCGCCCACCGCTTCCACTGCAGCTGCGTCGTGCCATGGCTAGAGACCACCCCGCACTGCCCCATCTGCAGGACGTCGATCTTCGCCTAA
- the LOC109706809 gene encoding polycomb group protein Pc-like isoform X1 — protein MGDVLVLGAERRAALQSGAFALPPPPDSLLGRLEQIDHRLRQLEEKQRVPVPLPEAQSNNYFIAELVQERPAAGGEGAERRHQHHQHQHHQHHHHHSKSMPSAFPHHQLHLKGTLTDRLHLLESRIRQLSFELDKGGSMSTAAAGSTSREHANSCVLPAVFVQAEQQQQHQQQQQQEQEPVCSGGGRVIGGGTWKTGRIFQRSARELHAHKPKSKAKDPKEAMSGTAEKRASAMYRSEKRRSERTRLYRRWFRVGC, from the exons atgggtGATGTACTAGTGCTCGGAGCGGAGAGAAGAGCGGCACTGCAGAGCGGAGCATTCGCTCTCCCTCCTCCACCGGACAGCCTGCTAGGGAGGCTGGAGCAGATAGACCATCGG TTAAGGCAGCTAGAAGAGAAGCAGCGGGTGCCAGTCCCACTGCCGGAAGCGCAGTCCAACAACTACTTCATCGCAGAGCTGGTGCAGGAAAGGCCTGCCGCTGGCGGTGAGGGCGCAGAACGTCGACACCAGCAccaccagcaccagcaccaccagcaccaccaccaccacagcAAGTCCATGCCGTCGGCCTTTCCTCATCATCAGCTGCATCTCAAGGGGACCCTCACTGACCGACTCCACTTGCTCGAGTCCCGAATCCGCCAG TTGAGTTTCGAATTGGATAAAGGTGGGAGCATGAGTACTGCAGCTGCAGGGAGCACGTCCAGAGAGCATGCTAATTCGTGCGTGCTTCCGGCAGTATTCGTACAAGcagaacagcagcagcagcaccagcagcagcagcagcaggagcaggAGCCTGTCTGCTCGGGCGGCGGCAGAGTCATAGGAGGAGGAACCTGGAAGACTGGCCGCATTTTCCAGAGAAGCGCTCGCGAGCTGCATGCCCACAAGCCAAAATCCAAG GCGAAGGATCCGAAAGAAGCTATGAGCGGCACAGCAGAGAAACGAGCAAGTGCCATGTACCGAAGCGAGAAGAGGCGGTCGGAACGGACCAGGCTGTACAGGAGGTGGTTCCGCGTCGGATGCTGA